Part of the Triticum urartu cultivar G1812 chromosome 2, Tu2.1, whole genome shotgun sequence genome, TTCAGTCGCTTCATCCATTATAGAGGACTGTTATTTCATGTCATTAGGTTTTTCTCATGTCATTTATGATCATTGTAATAGGGAACGTAATCGAGTAGCTCATGAACTAGCAAAGGTTAGCTAGGTTTTCTTCTCCAAGTGTTTGAATGGATAACGCTCCTAATAAGGTTATCCCTTTACTTGTAGACGATGCTAGTTTACTTATGAATGAATAAAGGAGAAGAAGTTATAAAAAAAAGTGGAATTGATATTATCCTTTAAGATAAATAAAATAACAAACTAAAAACTAAATAAATAATGACCAAATTTACACACAATTTACACCTAAATTGTGTTTTTTATAGTATGCTGGATCGCCGGTTTCGGTCACGCGCGCCAAATAGTTGTTTTTTCCGACGCGCGGCTAATCTAGCGCTCCTGCTGGAGTCCTCTAAGGACACGGCACAAACTCGTCGGTTCCATGCTCGACCAATCAAGCTTAGAATAGAACAAGGGTTATCTTCTCACCCCGGGGCTTGAAGTGGTGTTCCAATAAAGTCACATCAACCAGTACGTGCCAGCAGACTGTGTCCGCAAAGGCGCCGGTATCACAGATCAACGTTATGACAGGTCCGGTCGTCAGCACGCCGGAGCTGAATCTGACTCCTCATATACCTCCGAAGCCGAACCCATGCTCCAGATCGCCCTCATAACACTTCTGAAGATGCCAGTGGTTTACGGGCCCGTAAACCCTTATCTGTCTGCCACCAGGAATTGCCATCAGCGAACGAAAGCTGATGGCATCAAATCAGTCGGAGTCGCATGTGCTAGCACGTACTAGCCGAAAATCCTACACGTACTAGCTGATAACACAAAGGACTCCGCCCACTTTCAATCTTCAGAACAAAAGAGAGACTGGCTTTTTAGCCAAAGCTCAATCTCAGCATTTTACCACTGGCGCCTGGATAGGTGAGATATCGTGATAGTAGTCTAGTATAGCAACGGACGCAAATGGCAGACTACTCGCGTGTTAGGGTCGTCAGTCGGAGCCTCGTCAAGGCGGCCGGCACCGTCACGCCGCGCATCCTCGCCGTTTCCAACCTCGACCTGCTCCCTCGGCCCATACCGTCCTTGCTCCTCTGCGCCTACCGCAAGCCCTCCACCGGCTGCTTCGGCGATGTCGTGGCCATCTTCAAGGCCAGTCTACCGTCCCTGCTCGAGCACTTCTTCCCCCTCGCCGGCCGCCTCGTGTACAGCCCGCGCTCCGGGGTTCCGGAGGTGCACTGCGACAACCAGGGCGCGGAGCTTGTCGTCGGTGAGGCCGGCGTGGAACTGGCGAGCCTGGACTATGGCGCGCTAGGCGCGTCGCTGGCGAGGATCGGCGCGCTCGTCCAGTACGGCGCCGACGTCGTGCTCTCGGTGCAGCTCGTGTCCTTCGCCTGCGGCGGGTTCACCGTCGCGTGGTGCTCCAACCACGTGGTCATGGACGGGTACGGGCTGTGCATGCTCGCCAGCATGTGGTCCGAGCTCGCGCGGTCCGGGAGGATCGACACCACCCGCGGCGGCGGGGCCCCCAGCTTCGACCGCTCCGTGCTGCCGCGCCCCCGCGCTGCGCCGTCGTACAGCCCCTCGCTCAGCGAGGCGTTCACGCCGTTCGAAGGCAAGCATCTGGTTAACTCGCTCACGGCCGAGAGCTACTGCGTCACGCGCCTGTACTACGTCGAGGAGCGTGATATCGCTATGCTGCGCGCGCGGGCGAGCGGGGAGGGTGTCGGCGAGCTACGCGCGACCCGCCTCGAGGCGATGTCGGCGTACCTGTGGAAAGCCTTGGCCGCCGTCGTGGCCGCGTCCGGCTCCGACGAGACCTGCCGCATGGGCTGGTGGGTGGACGGGCGGCGGAGGCTGAGCGTGCCGGGAAACGA contains:
- the LOC125536511 gene encoding coniferyl alcohol acyltransferase-like — protein: MADYSRVRVVSRSLVKAAGTVTPRILAVSNLDLLPRPIPSLLLCAYRKPSTGCFGDVVAIFKASLPSLLEHFFPLAGRLVYSPRSGVPEVHCDNQGAELVVGEAGVELASLDYGALGASLARIGALVQYGADVVLSVQLVSFACGGFTVAWCSNHVVMDGYGLCMLASMWSELARSGRIDTTRGGGAPSFDRSVLPRPRAAPSYSPSLSEAFTPFEGKHLVNSLTAESYCVTRLYYVEERDIAMLRARASGEGVGELRATRLEAMSAYLWKALAAVVAASGSDETCRMGWWVDGRRRLSVPGNEAAMRNYVGNVGTFALAEAAVEEIRRRPLPEVASMVREAIAARATEEHFQELMDWVEEHKGGRFVETATVGLGSPALAVTSFASFRLQTDFGFGHAALAMPMMLAGTGRLCAGFVKIVPRPGGDGSWVVSMVVWPRLAAALDSDEPRILRPVTAEYLGLKAENPCSRL